CTAGTGGGTCTTTCAGCCATTTGTTTGGCTAATTGTCCCACTTGTATCTCCAAGTTCTTGATGAATGACTTTGTGCTCCTATAGTTGGACATGGATATATGCATGAATTGATTCAGTGTCTCCTCAAGCTTGCTAGTCTTCTCATAAAGATCGATCCCTTGGTTGGAATTTTGGATAGGTTGACTTCTTTGCTCCTTGTTGAACTGGTTCCCTGGATGATTCCTTCAGCTTGAGCCCTGTGTGAAATTCCTCCTTTGGTTGAATCTCGACAGTCCTCCTTGGTTGTAGCCTTGGAATCCGTGGCAATTCTGAGCTCCCATGTAGTTCACCTCCCTGGAAGATTCTTCTTGGGTTATGCATTGCCTTGGCTCGTGTGCTCCACCACAGATGTGGCATCCCCCTATTTGCatgattgaaaagtgagaaGGACTTACCACTTGTAGTTGTTGAGAAAGCTTACTGAGGGTCTCCGTCAGGGCCTCTATCTGTTGGGCCAATAACTTGTTTTGGGCCAGTGTTGCATCTTGGGTTGTGAGTTCCAGAAGGCTCCTCTTTGTTGGCGTGTATGCTTGATCACGAAGGATGGCGTGATCACTAGCCGCCATGTTCTCTATGAGCTCCATTGCCTCCTTCGGTgtcttcaacttgatttttcCCCTTGTGGATGCGCCAAGGAGTTGCTTTGACTATGGTCGTAGGCCATCTATGAAGATGTTTAATTACACCGACTCATTGTACCCATGTGTAGGCAGACTCTGAGTAGTCCGTGGAAACGGTCGAGCGCCTCGCTGAGTGATTCATTGGGGAATTGATGGAATGGGGATATTTCCATCTTCCCCTCGGCAGTCTTTAACTCTAggaagtatttctttaagaacttttcgacaacttcttcccaggtccTCAAGCTATTTCCTTTCAAGGAGTGTAACCACATTTTTGCTTCCCCtgccaaagaaaaagaaaagagattgaGGCGTATGGCATTCTCGGGAACACCAATTATCTTTACCGTGTTACAAAATTCTATGTAGGTGGTGAGATGAGCATAAGGATCCTCATTTGGTAGACCACAGAAAAGATTTCCTTGTATTAGATGTATGAGAGAGTGAGGATAAGATATGTTGGCCGCTTGAACCTCCGGCCTTGCAATATTGGTGAAGAATTATGGGGTAGTTGTACTAGAGTAGTCCTCTAGTGTCACTCGTCGTGCATGCTCCTCTTCCATTTAATAGTAGCTTTGTGGAGAGGGTGGAGGTGAGGGTTGACTACTCCCTTGTATttcttgttctcttctttttctcgcAGCATTGTTATGCCTGCAAGTGGCTCcaattctttttggattaagTAGAGCTAAATCTTCGGTTGGAGTTCAGCCTCACATACACAAAAACAAGCACTACCGTGCAAAtcatagaagaaaaagaagggagaagaaaaataatgattaaaaattgtaaaataaagaataaagaagaatTAATACTTACAAATTGAAAATGTATGGCAACAAAGTACGAAGAACAaagtccccggcaacggcgccaaaaacttgttaacggtttggcaagtgtaccaatttgtctcaagtagtaaagtactcgaaAGTCCGAGCGTCGATTTCCACGGAAACTTTGTTTTGTACTTGTGTTAGATAATTTCCAATTTATAAGAGGAAAAGATAAGATGaggtataaaagataaatttaaaagaacaaggtataaaataataactattaatagaaaacaaaagaaatagtaGGAAATTCAATGAGATGAGAATGTTAGGACCTAGCATGCTTTATTTACCTAAGAtatattatttgtgatttttctctatcaatcaggtgaatttatcctacccacatctattagaatacttgccccgaatgtctcacgatgacaaacttattttacctatctatctcccaaatgtccAAGCAAAgagtcaatagataaaatgcatgaagttctaattctagatgtttgctttgatgcatgggcataatgcaatcactatatgtctagcaatgattttattaagataccccttccttttagttctattagaaattatcctCTGTCGAACGACTAATTCCTAAAACAGATGCATGCAAGACCTtccttgtatttttattaaggaTTACCCTGTGTCGAGCACCTAATCCCAAAGATGATGCAAGAATGaatgatgcatgaaattaaatgTAAGAAAGGgtaatagaaaagaaaacaccTGAGACTTGGTGTGTCTTTTCTCTTTGACTTGACTCCCTTTTTATAGTTGTTAGAGTGGACTTGGGCTGGACTCCCTTTTTATAGTTGCTGGAGTGACTTGGCTTGATGCCAAAAATCTTCCCgatttatatttttgatattttctagatcttttttgcttttaatctctccttttcatatctgcaagtcataaataagaaaaatattaatttctaacatataagtaaaaaataaatgctaaataaatatttttaaagatattttcaatatatttttattataaaaaataccttatatttagcagttatcagcgGGCTCGCGTGTATAGTCCGACAGTGATATCAGCATCTCTAACGGTTCCCTAAGATTTCTCAAACTTTTCCTCTGATTGTTTTGCTAGAATTTTCAAgtattagagagaaggagaagagattggAGCCTCAATTTTATTGTCTCTCTATGGGGACATTTCTCTCTCTACAGACATTATTTcgtaaatcccaacggtgggagTATGTGGAAATGCATTTCAAAGCTGGTGTCCAAATTTAAGGActatccaacggttaatgagttcgagatcatagttttactgggaGATATTTGGGTGTTTGCGAGAAAAAAAGAGACTTTTGGGACAGGAAAAAAGGAGAACGAATTTGGGAGGAAGAGAGAGTGTAGAAACATATCGTAAATGTAGAAATtgacctaatatgtctctatttatatctAGAGTACTCTaagtctattatttactctatttttctttatttcattattttataaaaatgaactctattttactccctattaaatgaataaataaaacatcctttttattttctaaaaacacatatttaatttattcaccttaaaaccattattttaattagtaaaaatatttctccttatttatttaattacaaaagttCGTTAtgtttctaaaactctatttatttttaaataaaaccctttttaatttattttatgaaaaacggGGTGTTACACCCTTCTCCCTTCAAGCATCAAGCCAACCTTATAACTCCTATTTTGTAGCTTCCTTAACACATTAAAACATTCAAGAAGTGAGAAAAATgcttatcttttttcttcttcatctctCTGAGATGTCACTCTAATATAATAAAGGGTCTCTTATGGTGTGTTTGATTCTTAATGGTCTCAAATCcatcttttttttgttcatgtTGTTGTCTctaactttcttttttcttgttagAGGCAAGGGATCTTAACATGGGATATAATCACTAATTTACCCTTTTATCAACAGTTGGCTTTTGGGTTTTAACTGTATAGAGTCCTCACCCACCaacctcttttttctttcttaaatgtCCTTATTACTTGACTTGGTAATTGTAAGTGTTAGTGCCTTACTGCTCCTCAAAGATATGGCATTTCATTGCTATCTCAAGTTGTCAATTGTGTTACTTAGGAGTTGATTACCCAACTACCTTGTTATCTGCTTAGTCgttgattttcaaatttgattcttTAAGTTCTTGATGGATGCTTCTCAATTTTTTAAGCTTGATGTGGCTACCTAGATGTCAGGGGTCAATTTTCACATTGGAGGTTGCAACACAAGATGTTCGTTGGTGTTAGAAACAACGAGTGAATCGTTCGagtttattaatcaattttacCGGTTAGAGAGTGGGTTAACCATTTTTAACCGGTCCAATTACATAGAAGATCCAAACTATCAGTTGGACCAACCACACTCTAATTTTTTGTCCAACCGATTGGTCCAATCTAGTTTTAATAACATTGATTGAAAATGGTGATTCTACTTATAGTAATGTTGAGGTGATTTAAGATTttgttggaagaaaaaaaattattaactctaCCAACAATGACATTGAATGGTTGAAGTGACTAAGAtcgatgttgatgttgagatcAACTGTGTTACTTAAGAGTTAATTATCCAACTACCTTGTTATTTGCTTAGTCATCAATTTTCTAATTTGATTCTTTAAGTTCTTGATGGATGCTTCACAATTTTTGAAGCTTGATGTGGCTACCTAGATGTAACAGGTCAACTTTCACATTGGAGGTTGCAACACAAGATGTTCGTTGGTGTTAGAAACAACGAGTGAATCGGTCGaatttattaatcaattttattgatttgagAGTGGGTTATTTTTAACCGGTCCAATTACATAGACGATTCAAACTATCAGTTGGACCAACCACACTCTAATTTTTGGTCCAACCGATTGGTCTGATCTACTTTTAATAACATTGATTGAAAATGGTGATTCtacttataataaataatgttgaggtgatttaagatttttgttggaagaaaaaaaatcattaactcTATTAACAATAACGTTGAATGGTTGAAGTGATTGAGATTGATGTTGGTGTTGAGATCAACattcttataatatatttataccaTATCCAATATATTGTATTTATTGAtcgatattaatttattttaatatatattggtAATATTAGTAATAGCAatagtattaatttattaaaactaatgatttatataatatataaaaaattatttatttaataataataaatatatgtataattttttttatctctacgtaagttattataatttttgtcttGTTAAGAAAactagttaaagaaaaaaagagaaaatatttagtgtgaaaatcataaaaaaaaaaacaaataaaaaaatcatgaataacttaaatttctgtctttcaataaaaatatttttactttaaatttttctttagctACTGtcgtaaaaatacttttatcatttttcttataattttcattaatataCCAAGAGAGCCTATTAGCAGTTAAGTGTTGTTAAAATGTAGGCTGTGGGGTTTGATCCGCACCTTCTACGTGCTGTTCTCCTATATTTCCTGATGTTGCTAGAAATGGCACGAGGGAAACTTGGTTCTACTttcaaataaaacaactaaCATTCCTCTTATATACTAATTATACATATACTTGCACAGATTATTTTGGATATTCGTGTTTCAAGAATACGTGTTATATATTATGGGATTTAATTCTATagaataaaatgtataaatttttataattttttatatctgtctttaattcttattaatatataaaaaaaaaagaatacttgttatattttattaattttcattttgaattcttcacAGATATCACAATTAAGAAAACTCgttagtatttttatatttctatagACTCTTATTTGAGTTATTGGACAACTAATAATTTCTCGgttctatttttattgaaaCATATCTATTTCTTACCAAACCATTGTCTTTACTATTAACTATATTTTCAATGTTATAGTTGAAGTGATAATTATTTAACAAggattttattcttttacagTGATGAAATGAACAGAACAAGAAAGTGAGAATATATTTACagttgatttaaattaattaaaacacttcacaaacttaACTAAATCAACCGTGACAccttcattttcttatttaatcaaATGCGTCAAATCATAGGGAATCTCTGGATCTATGAGCACCTAAGAATTTCCCTCCCTTAGTTTGTTATTTTCTCTAAATGATTATATAATACGTATGATTTTCTCCTTAGTTTAACAAAgtttatataagtattattatcTCTCACGGTTTCccattttctaatatttttttcctggGCTCGTTGCTGTCGTTGAATATCCAATTCAAATGGGACCAAACAATAACGCAAGACCGTATATAGGTCAGCCTTTTCTGCATACTCAAAGGACCCACCACCCCATAAGAATGCACCTTCTAGCCCCGGCAACGCGTGCTTCCACTCCACGTCCATTTCCAtgtcctcttttttttattatttttcttctattctatactgtatatattatatatttttttagctaGAGGGATCTAGGATTTTTTATTTACCACTCCAGttgcatattatattattaataatatatataacctATAATATTGATGCGATGATATAAGGTCTCACGGTATTTCACATgtgagaaaataatatattgggAGAAAGATAATCACATATTAAAATCGAGATTAGTCACTAATATAGTGACACACGTTCGTCTCCgagcataaaaaaatgttaataatcaTGCACATACATTTCTAAGAGAGAAGAAGCTTAGCCTCACAAGCATGTGTGTGGTCATCTTGATAAGGACGAGGGTACTACACAATACACATGGATATAATTCTAATCCAATACGTATTATTATGCTTCTTATGTTATTATATGGATTAGCGTACATATATACCCGTAACGTATGCACATCCGTTTgtaaattaaaatgcataaagGGAGCACAACCATGCATTAATATTATTACACTAACATATATCACACCCACATGGCCAGTTAACATCTATAATCATTGCCACGGGTCTTCCCTGCTGAAAAACCCATCAAATAGCATATTGCACCACCTATTTTTTGGCATAGTACAGGTACGAAACATCCATCATAATTGATGATTCACTGTTTGCTCCATCAATGCCATAGAACCGAACAAAAGAATTAAGGAAGGGATAAACCCATGATTTTgtgtcccctttttttttaatgtgtgaaAACTGAAACACCTATGGTTGGATTTGAGATCCTGAGGCCAGTTTCTAGCCTGGACAACTACGAGATATACCCACTTATCGTACGGTCAGGATCCAACGGTCGGCGGCAGAGAAGATGCCACCTTAAGCTCCCTCACATTATAGGCACGCTTACTAGTTAACCTGTGGATCAACTAACATGaaattgtttcaatttaattaaaagtctCAAGTTCATGTTTTAGATGTGCTACCTTAAATACTCAAAATAGGAGTTTTGTCATCTATTATGATCCTATCAAGTTGGAACAATATTTCGTTCAATGAAAAATACATGTAgtgtagaaaagaaaagaaaaacattatagGCACGCTTCAATTATAgaataataacataatataatgGGTGCAATTTGAGACCAACTATTTTATGATGTAGAAATTTTAGGTGCATGTGATTCACCCTCAGCAGGCTATGTATGCTATGTTGTTCTGTTGATGATTTGTCTTGAGCAAACCAAGTCCTTGTGATCCTcaacaattatattaatttttaaaatagtgctATTAATACCTGTATTTGTTTATCTGTTCTCCTTTCCTTACTCCGAATTTAATATATCTGCATTGCTGGACCTGTCTCAGGCATCTCGTCCACAAAACTTGAATCACATTGGTCAAGGCACTGGGATTTGTTTGGCATGCCTCTAACCTAATGCAATACACCTTGGTTTCCGTGTCCTTAAGAGAAAGAATCTTAAATTCCACAACAGTTCTGTTATATCTGTAGTAGTCTTCTATTTAATCCCCAACAGTATATACTGACGACCCTGATGGGGAATGTGAGAGCATATTAGCAGAGtctttcatcaaattaaacaaggTTGTCGCTTAAGTTgtgttgaaaggaaaaagagtTTCTTTTCTTGCCTTTCCTTCTGAGATCTCCTTTTGTTCTCTTGTCTTCTTGTTCAGAAGAAAATTGTGTGGTGTGCTCACCTAATTGAATTGTGACAGGTTAGAACCTATATTCtatttctcataattttttgcATGCTTTGGATTAATTCAGTGTTTTCCTATCTCTTAATTAACTTATGTTTGGTTCTAGGAATGATCTCAAAAACGAAATCCACTTGATGTTCTtgataagcattttttttttttgttaaattactaGTTGATTTTTGAAACtgatacacacacatgacacaCCCCTTCTTCCCTTTTAGCCAGcaaattttgtttcatattcTATGtcattgttgtgtttttttggaGGGTGGGGCAGGGTTAGCATAACTTTAGTGAGGGTGCTACAAAGTTTCTCTATTGAGAATTGACGGTGATATGTTTATATGTGTTTGGAATTTATATCATGTCATTGTTGTGATACTTTGGTGTTAAGTTGCTATATTAGATAATAGAGTgagaataaaacaaacaaatatagaaTCCTCAAGAAATTGTTCTGAAAGGTAAGAGTGTTTGCTATCTTATGCATGAGGATATGCTTTGCTTTGGCATCATGCCGGGCCTATGTTGAGAAACATAGTACATTCTAAAAGATTACACAAAAACTTAGCCTAAATCATTCACCCTTTTAAATCTCTAGAGTAATAGAGATGGATGTCTGCAGATAGTGtaacaaaggaagaaaaaaaaaattatgctacAGATTCCGTGAATGAGAGAGAAACTGATAAAGGAAAGTGCAAGGGTTAAAAAAACAAGTTGATGGGGGCTTTTCCTTATGGCCCTAACTATAATGATATTGCGTCTCCAAGCATTCTTTTTTAAACTTGGTAtatgaaaagaagagaaaaaatgtttCCTTGGTCGTGCATTTAAATATTGCAATAATTGAACGGATAGCATGAATAATGACATCATGCGTGTGTATGTATGAGAAGTTATAATTATGATAGGAAAATTCAACTGCTAAAGGTGTCGggagatattttttctttttttactgggGTTCAGTCGAATGTGGTCCAAAGTTTTTAAAGGAGAGGAAGCAAAGGAACAGACTAATTATACTAAAAGGAAGTTGATGCCATCATTTTGTATTAGTGTCTCAATGTCATTGTAACCATGCTTTCATTGAACCACcttattttctatataaaagcttttcagttttcaatttttcatcctATCCTGTCTGAATTTTCtctcttaatatatataacttaCATATGAAGGTAGAGTGATATCATGAAGAAGCAAGTCTGAGTACAAGTTTCATAAAAAGAGGAGTTACCTTTGTATCACTAGTTCAAAGTTCACCTTCTCAGAAGCTACATAGATACACTGATGGAGAAGCTTGTAAGGTCCTGTGACAAAGAATATATGAGGATGGCCATGTTAAAACACGAAGAAACTTTCAAAGAGCAGGTacttcttctctttctatatTCCTTCAGAATATTCTTCCTCAATCAGGATTACTAGAGCCTGAAATTCATGAGAATGTTTTTCACAGGTATATGAGCTTCATCGTTTGTACCAAATTCAGAAGATACTGATGCAAAACATGGATGCCAGAAGAGGAATTGAAGTGACCAAAGAAGAATGGTACTTCAAGAATGCGATCGGTTTAACTTGCAAAGGGGCACAAGAAAAGCCTCAAATGAAAATCGACCTCGAAAGGCCTGCAGAGGAGCACATTGCAGAATCAGAAGATGGGGTGCTAGAGGTCATAGATGAGACTGAGATTGAGCTGACATTAGCCCCCTCAAGTTACAACCGTAGGAAGAAAGTCGAGACACCGCTAACTTCAGATTCAGGACACAgcttgtcttcttcttctagTGGATCCAGCCATGTAAACAAGACAAGATGTCATGGCACTCACACAACAAGAGAAAACTCAAGTGGAAGCATAATTCGCCTCGTCGAGGTGCCGGGTTCTACCCCAGCATACCAAAGTGGAATTAGAAACAGTTTTGATATTGAAGAACAATTAAGACAAGAGAGATTAAAACAGTCACCTTGGCTTTTCCAAGTGTTGAATCTGAACATgacttgaaagaaaaaagaaaaaatcttatGGCCAATGTGATATATTCTAAGTTTCTGTTTTATGAGTTAAGACTAACTTTGTGGATGATGTTTGTGTTGAATGTTCAGCCAAATTATTGAGTGTGATAGGATTTGATATGTCTATCATGAGATCAGTTTTTTCCCCAGGCACACAAACCCGTCACTATTCACAATACACATGCCACTGATATTTCTTTGGTCCTGCAGTTTCTCACATTCCTTGCCACTAAAAACCATACAATCATCCTTTCAGACATTGCCAAGGACAACTATGTAGAGTTTATTAAAATCAACAGTTTATCACTTTCTCTGAATGGCTATGagatatttcattttaacaggATTCCCACCATCCAATTCAGCCTTTTAACAAAGAAACATTAGATACCAATTTTTccataaaatgacaaaaaaaaactgcCTATCCTAATTCCCAACAGAAAGTGAATCGTTTCTCCAAATAAATCGCGATCTTGAAGGAGAGTGTGTGGATGGTTCTTTCATTCTTTGCATCTGGCATAAATTTTGGGTATGAGAGATCAATGCAAACAGCCAAAAtcatttgataatattgttattttactAACCTAAACACATTAAGTaggttaacaatttttttattctctttccgCTGTGATTTATTTTCCACCTATCATTCACATAGTAACCAACAAGAAGTTGGAGATCTAGTTCCTGTCTGCCATCAGATAGACATCAGATTGTCCAGCTAATATTTAAACATCCTTTTAACATAGTTTAGGTTAGGTCTGTCCCAAAACATGTATAACTTATAACTACATTTAATGCCTTTAGAATGTGCATGAATCAAACCTAAACCATGATCTATTTTTCTTGTTAGATGATTAGGCTCAGATATCACCACGGACACTGCTAGGCTGTCACATGAACCACATTACCTTTTCCAAAAGCCTTTTTTATCTCCAAAGGACTCAATAATTCAAAGACAGACCCCACTAACTGCTGTTACCAGATGTTGTATTCTTCCAGGGATCTTATGGTCGTTGGAAAGATGTAGCGTCTGTGTCGCTGTACTGTTACAAGTTGACCCGCCTAATTTTCATGGACACATTcataaatctaataaaattgtaCTTTCCTTGTATTCACTCTAATAAcccttttttcatatttttattttttattttcttcctggTATGTTGAAATTGTAAGCAAAAAACGGGTTACTTGTCTTTCCCTCATGTGTTAATGATAGGGACCTTaccaaaatttaacttttatgcaTGT
This genomic interval from Glycine max cultivar Williams 82 chromosome 5, Glycine_max_v4.0, whole genome shotgun sequence contains the following:
- the LOC100818607 gene encoding uncharacterized protein, whose amino-acid sequence is MEKLVRSCDKEYMRMAMLKHEETFKEQVYELHRLYQIQKILMQNMDARRGIEVTKEEWYFKNAIGLTCKGAQEKPQMKIDLERPAEEHIAESEDGVLEVIDETEIELTLAPSSYNRRKKVETPLTSDSGHSLSSSSSGSSHVNKTRCHGTHTTRENSSGSIIRLVEVPGSTPAYQSGIRNSFDIEEQLRQERLKQSPWLFQVLNLNMT